Below is a window of Longimicrobiaceae bacterium DNA.
TCGTGCGGCCGGGAAAACGGGTCTTGCCGCGGCTAATATAATTCAGACCACCATCGGCGTTCCGCGAGCCTGAGTTCAGCTTCGCAGTTGTACCGGTCGCAGCGAATGGGATCTGCGTTCTAGGTCCAGACTATGCGAAATAGCCGTGCTTATGCGAGGCAGAACTTCAAATGCTCAGGTTCAGCGCTCGCGTCTTCCCAACATCCGCGCTTGCAGGAGGAGATGATGATCGTAGGGTTGATCTTGGGGTGGGCCCTGCTGTTCGGGGTAACGTTCGTGACCCTGCGTGTGCTCGTGACGAAACGGGCGCAGGCGTGGTTGGCGACGACCGGAGCTTGGTTCATCGTGGCGGTCTGGGCTCTAGTGGGTGCTCTCATCTACTCGAGCGGCAGATGGGGCACAGTTGCCATGATCTTCGCGAGCTTGTCCCTCGTTCCGATCGTGGCGGTCTTGGTGACCTTCGTCTGGCGTAATGCCCGTATCATGCACCGGCAGCAGACGACATCTCGTCTTGGTGGTTCCTAAGAGATGCACTCTGCGGTAACTGCATCGAGCGGTCTCGTGCGCCTCTTTTGATCGGCCGAGAGCCATCCAAGGCGGTGGTCTCGAATACGTAAGCGCCGGAAAACCCGGAGGGGAACCGCTCTAACAGATCGGGCCCTGATCCCGGGAATGCCCACCATCTTCCAACACGGCTGGTCGTGCCTCTCCCGAACGTCCCCGCCGTTCATCTCCCGAACGCGAGGGTGGCGCCGGCGTAGAGGGAGCGGCCGGGGCCGGGCTCGTAGTAGCGGCCGCCGAAGGCGTTGATGGTGACGGAGGTGTTGTAGTCGCGGCCGAGGAGATTGGTGACGCCGACGAACGGCGACACGCGGCCGCGCCAGACGCGCAGGCCGTCCACGCCGCCTCGGACGTCGAGGGTGGCATACGCGGGCGAGCGGTGCAGGTTCGCGTCGTCCACCGGGAGCGAGGCGAGGTAGCGGGCTTCGGTTTCGATGAAGGCTCCGCGGGGGTTCTGAAGCGTGAGCATGCCGTCGAAGCGGTGCGGTGCGATGCCGGGGATGCGGTTGCCGGAGTAGTCCGCCGCGCCCACAGTGTAGTCGCGGAATCGCGCGTCGGTGTACGTGTACGCTAGCCGCGCGCGCAGGGCGGGGACGGGAGATGCGGTCACGCCCGCCTCCACGCCGCGGTGCCGCGCGGAGCCCGCGTTGCGGAAGAACTGCCGGCCGGGCGCCCCCGCGACCTCGAACGGGATCAGCGCGTCCCGCACGTCCGCGCGGTAGGCGGCGAGGTCGAACGACATCCATCTACCGACTCCGCCCTTCGCCCCCGCCTCGTACGACGTGGTGCGCTCCGGCTGGAGGTCCGGGTTGAAGCCGCCCGCGCCGGTGGGGCGGTTCGCCAGCTCGGTGGTGGTGGGCGTCTCGAAGGCGGTGGAGACGTTGGCGTACAGAGAGAGCCCCGCCGCGGCCCGGAGCATCAGGCCGGCGGTGGGGCTCCACGCGTGCATCGTCCGCGCACCGGAGTCGTCCGGGTTCGCGGGCGTCACCAGCCGGTCGTGCGCCGCGAAGCGGAAGCGGTCGTAGCGCACCGCGGCGGCGAGGTCGAGACCCGGGAGAAGGGGAGCAGCGAGCTGGGCGAAAGCGGCGGTGCCCGTCACGCGCTCCAGCTGGTCCAGCGTCAGAGCGCCGCGCGTACCCTTGGAGTTCGCGTGGTTGCGGCGGTCGTCGTGCTGCGCGTTCACCTCCGCACCCGCGTTCAGGCGCGCGACGCCGGTGGGCAGGGACAGCGCGACGCCGTACGCCGCGCGGGCTCCCCCGGCGCGGCGGTCCAGGTCGATGATGGCGTTGGGGATGGGGTTCACGATGCCGCGGGTGATGCCGTACGCGCTCAGAGTCATCGTCCCCGGTCCGGCGGGACGTTCCCAATGTCCGCCGATCTCCTCCTGGTCGCCGCGCTCCCCTGTGTTCTGCGTGACGTTGTTCGCGAAGGCGCGGGTGCGGCTGACCCGCAGCAGCGAGTCGCTGAGCGAGCCGGGGTTCTGCGCGTCGTAGCGGACGGCGTGGATGGTGAGGCCCGCGTCGGTCCCGCCGCGCGAGTAGCCGAGCCGCGCGTTGAAGAGCGTGTTGTCGGCGTGCGCGTGCTCGCGGTAGCCGCCGTAGCGCAGCCGGCCGATGCTGGCGCGGTACTGGATGCCGCCCTGCTGCCCGCCGACGATGGTCTGCGCGCGGACCAGGCCGTCGCTGCCGCCCGTGGCGCGGTACTCCGAGCCGAACGGCGCGTCCGGCGGCGGCGACATCGTCATGCGGATCACGCCGCCCGCCGCGTTGCCGTACAGCGCCGACGCCGGCCCACGGATCACCTCGATTCGCCCGATGGAGCCGAGGTCGACGTGATTTAGGCTGGTCTGCCCGTCGGGGAGCGTGGCGGGCACGTCGTCCACCAGCACGCGCACGCCGCGCACGCCGAACTGCGCCCGCGCCCCGAACCCGCGGATGGAGATGCGCTCGCCCAGCGCGTAGTTGAAGCGGTTGTCCACCTCCACGCCGGGCACGCCCGCCAGCGCCTCGTCCAGTGCCAGCCCCGGCTTGGCGCGCCGGATCTCGCGTTCGGTGACCACGGAGACGCCGTACGGCGCGCGCGCGGCCGGCAGCGGCGTCAGC
It encodes the following:
- a CDS encoding TonB-dependent receptor — encoded protein: MQLPHHPSYRLLPLALALSVLASAHSPAHAQTPARDTAKTVRLDTLSARVLLTPLPAARAPYGVSVVTEREIRRAKPGLALDEALAGVPGVEVDNRFNYALGERISIRGFGARAQFGVRGVRVLVDDVPATLPDGQTSLNHVDLGSIGRIEVIRGPASALYGNAAGGVIRMTMSPPPDAPFGSEYRATGGSDGLVRAQTIVGGQQGGIQYRASIGRLRYGGYREHAHADNTLFNARLGYSRGGTDAGLTIHAVRYDAQNPGSLSDSLLRVSRTRAFANNVTQNTGERGDQEEIGGHWERPAGPGTMTLSAYGITRGIVNPIPNAIIDLDRRAGGARAAYGVALSLPTGVARLNAGAEVNAQHDDRRNHANSKGTRGALTLDQLERVTGTAAFAQLAAPLLPGLDLAAAVRYDRFRFAAHDRLVTPANPDDSGARTMHAWSPTAGLMLRAAAGLSLYANVSTAFETPTTTELANRPTGAGGFNPDLQPERTTSYEAGAKGGVGRWMSFDLAAYRADVRDALIPFEVAGAPGRQFFRNAGSARHRGVEAGVTASPVPALRARLAYTYTDARFRDYTVGAADYSGNRIPGIAPHRFDGMLTLQNPRGAFIETEARYLASLPVDDANLHRSPAYATLDVRGGVDGLRVWRGRVSPFVGVTNLLGRDYNTSVTINAFGGRYYEPGPGRSLYAGATLAFGR